The window TCCGCGTCCGGCTGCGCCTGAAGCAGCTTCTCGAGGATCTCGATCGCCATCTGGCGCCGCTCAGGCTGCGGGCAGAGGGCCAATGCGAAACTCTTTTCGCGGAGATCCTCCGGCGAGACGCCGGCGGCGAGATTTTGCTCGATCAGCGCCAGCGCCTGCTGGATCTTTGAATAGCGGCCACTGGCCCGCAACACGGCGGCCAACTCCCGGCGCGCGGCAGCGACCTCTTCCGGCTTCGCCGCGACTTGCCCCGAGACGATTTTGCGGAGCTGGGCTTCGGCGTCGGCCAACTTTCCCGTTCGCATTTCGAACTCGGCCCCGCTCCGTACGATCTGTGCGTTTTGCGGAGCGGCGGCAAGCGCCGCTTGGTATTGTTCCGCTGCCTCGTTCATGTCACCGATCGCTTCATAAGAACTGGCCAAGGTCAGCGCGGCGGTCTCGGCCGGCAGTTTGCGCTTGGCCTGTTGAATCGCGGTTTCGGCGTCGGCCTTGCGATCGATGGCCACATAAAACCGGACCAGCGCAACCCAGGGCTCGGGGGCTTCCGGCTTAAGCTGCACGGCTTGCTTGAGAGATTTTTCCGCCTCGGCGAAGCGGCTGGCGGCTTCATCCACTCGGCCGGCCCCCTTGGCTCGCAATCCCACTAGGCTTTGGAGTTGGCCCAGCCAAACCTGGTCCTGCCAGTCGTGCGAATTCGCCGCCACCTTGCGAGCCAGATCCAATGCCCGATCGAGGTCTTCCAATCGCGCCGAAACCTTCGAGGCCATCCGCTCGATGTTGCCGGAGAAGAGCCCAGGTTGCTGATCGAGCCGGCGCAGCAGCTGATCCGCCTCGGCATAGCGCTGCTTGGCATAGAGCAGTTCGACCGCCCGGCGGACCGCGACTGGGCTGCGCTCGCCGAGATCGATCGCTTCGAGGTAGTTTTGCAGGGCGGCCCCGCTTTGCCCTTGCCGGTCTAGAATTTGCGCGGTCAACAGCGATAGAGCGGACCAGCCGGGTCGCAGCTTGCGGGCGGCACTAATATGCTCGAATGCCGCCTCGTCGAGGGCCACTTCGTCACCTTTCGCAGTCGACGGTTTCGCCAGCAGACAGAGCGCCGCCTGTCCAAAGTGCCAGACAGGCCCCTCCCCTTCTAGACCGCGAATCTCCTTGAGAACTTGCCTTAAGGCTACCGCATCGCCACTGCGAAACGACAGATTAAAGAGGAACAGCCGAGACTCCAAATCCTTCGGATCGGCATCGCACGCGCGGTGGGCCAGTACGGTCGCCTGCGCCACGTCGCCAGCCTCCAATGACAGGGTCGACAAACCGTGGGACAGAGTCGCTTGATCGGCCGGCGAAAACGCCGCCGACTGATCCCCCAAGGCTTTGAGCTTGGCTGCCGACTCCTGCTTGTCATGGGCCAGCAAAGACGCGCCGCGGGCTAAGCGAAGCCAAACCTGATCGCCGAATCTCTTTTCCGCTTCGGCCAACAACTGCTCGGCCTTCGGCCACTCCTGCTGCAGATCGGCCAAGCCGACCAGCGCGGTCCACAACTCGGTTCGGTCAGGAGCTTTCGTTCGCGCGGCGAGCAACAGTTGTTCCGCCTCGGCGGGATGCTGCTCTCCAGCCAGCGCTTCCGCCCGCAAGAGTGTAACTCCGACCGAATCCGGATTGTTGTGGCCCAATTGGTCAAGCAGCGAGTCCACCTCCGTCCAATCCTGTTCCGCTGGGCGGCGGGCTAGGTTCTTCAAGATCAGTAACCGCGCCACGCCCGCCGCGCCGGCCCCCTGCATACCGTCCAATTTGGCGATCTGCCGGTATTCTTCCAGAGCCTCGTCGAACCTGCCTTTGGCGAGCAACACGCTTGCGATCCCCAACCGCGCGGGAGGCCAGGACGGATTCGCTCGGGCCGCGTCGCGATAGGCCGCCAATTGAAGTTCCGTGTTGCCCAGCTTTTCCTGGCAAGCGGCAATCTGAAGCTGTACCACCTCCTCTTGCAAATCGAGCAAGCGGCTCAATTGTGGCACAATCTGTTGGAATCGCTGGGCCGCGGCCAGCCAATGATGGTTGGCCAATTCGATCTCCGCCTCCAGATAGCCGATCAACGGCTCGAAGCGGTCGTCAGCGGGGAGCTTGTGCAACGTATCGACGATCCCCTGCGTTCCCGGCAAATCGCCCGCCGCAATCCGCAGCCGCCCGAGTTCCCACAACAACGCCCGATCGCGCGATTGGGTCGCTGCCGCCCCGGTTTCCAGGCAAGCGATGGCCTGTTTTCGATCTCCGGCGGTGGCCTCGATCCGTGCCAAAATGATGTAGCCGGCCGGACTGGTCGGGGCGGAGTCGATCGCGCGCTGGGCGTAACCGCGTGCTTTGTCGTATGGGGGCTTGTCCGACGTGAGCCGGGCTGCCAACAGCAGAGCGCCGGTTTCCTTGGGAGAAAGCTCCAGAACCTTCTCGGTCTGCCCCTGAGCTTCTTTCTCCCGGCCGATTCCTGCCAGATATTGCCCGTCGAGCAAATGGGCTCGGGCCGACTCCGGATTGGCCTGGACCAGCTTTGCCATCCACTTGTCAGCCTCGTCGGGGCGCTTGAGCCGCCGCAGCACCTCCGCGAGATGCGCATAGGCACCGACTTGATGCGGATCGTGGCCGATTGATTTTTCCAGCGAACCGACCGCCGGGACATACTCTCCACCGGCAGCCTGGCAATTCCCCAGCAAATCCCAGAGTGCCGCATCGTCCGGCAATCTTGCCAGCAGTCGCTCCACGTGCGCCTTGGCGTCGCTCACTCGGTCGATCCCCATTTCGACCGGCACCAGCCGCCGCCGCAAGTCATCCCGATCCGGCTGGGCGCGCAGCACCCTTTCCAACGTGAGAGCCGCGTCCCGCGAAGCGCCAAGGTCCGCCAGCAAAAGCCCAAATTCCGCCTGGGCATCAACAT of the Pirellulales bacterium genome contains:
- a CDS encoding tetratricopeptide repeat protein; the encoded protein is MRTTINRFFLLGLLACVVLLAAAVHGLHAFQISRQSSFLLDQAHRALKEKQFGPAVNYFQQYTKLAPQDVDAQAEFGLLLADLGASRDAALTLERVLRAQPDRDDLRRRLVPVEMGIDRVSDAKAHVERLLARLPDDAALWDLLGNCQAAGGEYVPAVGSLEKSIGHDPHQVGAYAHLAEVLRRLKRPDEADKWMAKLVQANPESARAHLLDGQYLAGIGREKEAQGQTEKVLELSPKETGALLLAARLTSDKPPYDKARGYAQRAIDSAPTSPAGYIILARIEATAGDRKQAIACLETGAAATQSRDRALLWELGRLRIAAGDLPGTQGIVDTLHKLPADDRFEPLIGYLEAEIELANHHWLAAAQRFQQIVPQLSRLLDLQEEVVQLQIAACQEKLGNTELQLAAYRDAARANPSWPPARLGIASVLLAKGRFDEALEEYRQIAKLDGMQGAGAAGVARLLILKNLARRPAEQDWTEVDSLLDQLGHNNPDSVGVTLLRAEALAGEQHPAEAEQLLLAARTKAPDRTELWTALVGLADLQQEWPKAEQLLAEAEKRFGDQVWLRLARGASLLAHDKQESAAKLKALGDQSAAFSPADQATLSHGLSTLSLEAGDVAQATVLAHRACDADPKDLESRLFLFNLSFRSGDAVALRQVLKEIRGLEGEGPVWHFGQAALCLLAKPSTAKGDEVALDEAAFEHISAARKLRPGWSALSLLTAQILDRQGQSGAALQNYLEAIDLGERSPVAVRRAVELLYAKQRYAEADQLLRRLDQQPGLFSGNIERMASKVSARLEDLDRALDLARKVAANSHDWQDQVWLGQLQSLVGLRAKGAGRVDEAASRFAEAEKSLKQAVQLKPEAPEPWVALVRFYVAIDRKADAETAIQQAKRKLPAETAALTLASSYEAIGDMNEAAEQYQAALAAAPQNAQIVRSGAEFEMRTGKLADAEAQLRKIVSGQVAAKPEEVAAARRELAAVLRASGRYSKIQQALALIEQNLAAGVSPEDLREKSFALALCPQPERRQMAIEILEKLLQAQPDADNLRIALAQLYLAAKDWPRASTLLRNLVTSHEKDPRSMALYLTQLLQHDEADEAELWIRRLEQIAPNEFATASLKAELLVKHGQVDAAIQTLRDALARQELPPAEATKKALLVAARLEELSRGATGPDRSPAADKLLAEAESMYRKSVGEQPEQQLALAGFLARRGRFDESLSLLEATGTKADPNSLAQAIVELVESDPAVAPSAPRSPLENLLLAAVDRTDHAPALLIALADLRIRQERFDDAIKTYREVLKKDASNVVSMNNLAMLLALEKKQLDEALQLVDQAIAAAGPLPALLDSRASVYLALGKPQQALTDLEQALSAEPRPNREFHRALACYQLGQTQAAAQALHEARKKGLKPENLNPMERPAYQELAAKLQGQQG